CCTTTGGCCTGCTCTCCGAGCTCCAGAGCGAGGCTTCAGCTCAGGGCTCTCAGGGGCCAGCTCTGGGTAGTGGTAGCGGTCGATGTGTCCACGCATGCAGAGCAACCTCGGCAGTTTTTGGAGGAAGAGGTTACGAACCCACGGGGACATGGGGTGGTAGGTCGCCGAGGAGCGGTGGTGGACGTTGATGACGAAGACGGTGACGATGATTGAGAGTGTGACGAAGAtcatgatgaagaggaggtacTCTCCAATGAGTGGGATCAccttggaggaggaggggatgatCTCCTCTATGACCAGGAGGAACACAGTGAGCGAGACGAGGACAGAGGTAGAAAGTGACAGTTTCTCTCCTTCGTCTGAGGGAAGGTAAAACACCAAGACAGTCAGAAAGGACAAACCCAGACAGGggatgatgaggaagagagTGTAGAACAGCGGTAGCctcttcagaataaaagagtAAGTAATGAAGGGGTATGAATACAAGCCGTCCTTCCGGTTTCCTCTGGCACCGGTGGCACTGAGGATCTGCCACTCCCCGTTGTCAAAGAAGTCTTTTCGATCTACCTGGTAGTCCATCAGAGCCAGATCCACCATGTTGCCATCGTATGTCCAGGAGCCAAACTTCATGGTGCAGTTCTGTCGGTCAAAAGGGAAAAAGGTGACATCCATGGTGCAGGCCGACTTGTAACTGGCAGGTGGCGTCCAGGTGATCATACCGTTGTACTTGACAATGGCTTTGGTCATCAGGGAGCCCTCGAAACGCCCATCAGCACTGAAGAAACAAATCAAGTCATCTGTCTTGTTCATCAGAATCACATTAACACAAACCTTCAGTTATACATAGATGTATTCTTCTTTACAATTACTAATAATTAAAACTCTCAAAGTTAAGTAGACAAGAGTGGAACTTCTAATCGTGTTAATGTAATCATGTTATCATGTTAGAAATTAGTAGATTTTGgtaaatgtatgaaaatgaaaaatgaattgaaaacgACATATAAACCAAATTCACTGCTAATTATTAGCAGTGAATTTGGTTTATATGTCGTTTTCGCTTATTAAAATAGTCAAAGCTTCCCCAGACATCAAATGTTTGTAAATCATTTGAAACTGAACTTGAAAGAGAACTCCTACTTCTCATAGAGGACGATGTCTGGCAGCCAAATATTTTCAGAGGGAACTCTGATGGACGTGATTCCTCCATATTTGTCTGGATTCCATCGCAGCTTGTAGTCAATCCACTCCTGGTAGATACAGGACAAAAAGCGTTGAATCATTTGACTtatatataaaactatataaaaaatatatatcttgcCACTGTGCTTCCCAGAGTTATTATTTTGATATTGTCAGACACCTGCCTTATAATCTGGTTTTGCATTAAACAATAATA
This window of the Paralichthys olivaceus isolate ysfri-2021 chromosome 9, ASM2471397v2, whole genome shotgun sequence genome carries:
- the LOC109624081 gene encoding neuronal acetylcholine receptor subunit non-alpha-2-like, with translation MKLVVLFLLTWTSCPRCLASIAAKSDFVSLAEMEDELLRNLFQGYQRWVRPIQRANDTIKVRFGLKISQLVDVDEKNQLMTTNVWLCQEWIDYKLRWNPDKYGGITSIRVPSENIWLPDIVLYENADGRFEGSLMTKAIVKYNGMITWTPPASYKSACTMDVTFFPFDRQNCTMKFGSWTYDGNMVDLALMDYQVDRKDFFDNGEWQILSATGARGNRKDGLYSYPFITYSFILKRLPLFYTLFLIIPCLGLSFLTVLVFYLPSDEGEKLSLSTSVLVSLTVFLLVIEEIIPSSSKVIPLIGEYLLFIMIFVTLSIIVTVFVINVHHRSSATYHPMSPWVRNLFLQKLPRLLCMRGHIDRYHYPELAPESPELKPRSGARRAGQRSGAHGLATSEGKEEEAWATMLEKAIYSVRYISRHIRKEHFIHEVVQDWKFVAQVLDRIFLWAFLTVAVLGTILIFTPALQNFLKIPPPTASEDPPSH